Proteins encoded by one window of Haliaeetus albicilla chromosome 21, bHalAlb1.1, whole genome shotgun sequence:
- the ADNP2 gene encoding activity-dependent neuroprotector homeobox protein 2 isoform X1 produces MFQIPVQNLDNIRKARKKVKGILVDLGLDSCRELLKNLKSFDPGEKYFCNTSWSDVSPWESVGKRKRYRTKPYCCSLCKFSSKLLTSFKNHLHRYHEDEMDQELVVPCPKCAFASDPKIVGKHIRMFHSSNKRIQNYTVSILDGMKQFRSDIINFTCLKCHFTDTLYYNMKKHVLMNHFQNLISTYFGQKPHESKENSVEHYCKKCNASANSQDSLMYHVLTAETHRDLENKLRSVISEHIKKPGLVKQMHIAPKPPQGVAVAAPSAGPVAAPAGSVTAPACVQLAFPQNNQTQSAVQPAAVQNQAVGQPAAVQNQAVGQPAAVQNQAVGQPAAVQNQAVGQPTGVQNQAVGQPTGVQNQAVGQPTGVQNTVRSLTVPSASGSLPYATSAPVVTPSHVTLVSSNLPVGQNNLNIQPSPTQPIIVSHRLPLNQPVRAGAIPLNHSVGTINRTVAPAVLPLNQPVRPGLFPINQPIGTISGPVAAATLPVTQPVSPVNQPVAPGVLSVNQSLGNVTRPIGPRVLPVAQTVASGVLQFNQPVASGVVPVRQPVRPGFLQFNQPVAPAVIPVNQPVQPAVSQNTTFLTAGSILRQLIPTGKQVNGIPTYTLAPVSVTLPVPPGGGVATVTPPHVPIQLMQPGAVTQLSQSPASAPSPPVVLTSQNIALQACPPGPETSQAIRQAKQWKTCPVCNELFPSNVYQVHMEVAHKHGEVKMEEALEPDKLAACAPFLRWMTEKTVRCFSCKCFLCEEELMKHLLMHGLACLFCTVTFHDLKSLVEHNKTTHNGKKQLHADYSNRGFQLGNDAQGDLVFPHFDFSTALPKEDIGEREVHLAVLAGLNSRTLVPVYIKVKPQTAEVNNRCNKKVLTCPFCFGTFVSKEIYEMHLKERHHIMPTVHTILKSPAFKCIHCCGVYTGNMTLTAIAVHLLRCRSAPKDSNSSVKMQLERTEKKELLFVNGEKHDSVILKRKQSDSCFVAEDQRNKEQQPLSLSTGIALAPEKEVNSGVVPFKRQKINTRTEMKKLPSSEDLRILAVDPKQYDHNSYEAQKQFLTDYFHERPYPSKKEMELLSSLLYAWKIDVATFFGKRRNICLKAINSHKPSVLLGFSMSELKNIKHSLNIKDEPLDM; encoded by the exons atgtttcaaattccTGTTCAAAATCTTGATAATATCAGGAAGGCTCGAAAAAAGGTGAAGGGCATTCTTGTGGATCTTGGGCTTGACAGCTGCAGGGAATTGTTGAAG aatctTAAAAGTTTTGACCCAggtgaaaaatacttttgtaaCACTTCATGGAGTGATGTCTCTCCTTGGGAGTCTGTGGGCAAAAGGAAG agATACAGAACAAAGCCGTACTGCTGTAGCTTATGCAAGTTCTCGTCAAAATTGCTTACTTCATTCAAGAATCACTTGCACCGTTACCACGAGGATGAAATGGACCAAGAGCTGGTGGTTCCTTGCCCAAAATGTGCATTTGCTTCTGATCCCAAAATAGTGGGAAAACATATCCGGATGTTTCATTCATCTAATAAAAGAATACAGAACTATACAGTCAGCATTTTGGATGGCATGAAACAATTCAGGAGTGACATCATAAACTTTACATGTCTAAAATGTCACTTTACAGACACATTGTATTACAATATGAAGAAACATGTGCTGATGAACCATTTTCAAAACTTAATAAGTACATATTTTGGCCAGAAACCTCATGAAAGTAAAGAGAATTCTGTTGAGCACTACTGTAAAAAATGTAATGCTTCTGCAAACAGCCAAGATTCTTTAATGTATCATGTCTTGACAGCTGAAACACACCGAGACCTGGAGAACAAACTTAGGTCTGTGATTTCAGAACATATTAAGAAACCAGGACTCGTGAAACAAATGCATATTGCTCCAAAGCCTCCTCAAGGTGTGGCAGTGGCTGCTCCATCTGCAGGGCCTGTCGCTGCCCCAGCAGGTTCCGTCACAGCTCCAGCTTGTGTCCAGCTTGCATTTCCACAGAATAATCAAACCCAGAGTGCGGTGCAGCCCGCAGCAGTTCAAAACCAGGCTGTTGGGCAGCCCGCAGCAGTTCAAAACCAGGCTGTTGGGCAGCCCGCAGCAGTTCAAAACCAGGCTGTTGGGCAGCCCGCAGCAGTTCAAAACCAGGCTGTTGGGCAGCCAACAGGAGTTCAAAACCAGGCTGTTGGGCAGCCAACAGGAGTTCAAAACCAGGCTGTTGGGCAGCCAACAGGAGTTCAAAACACAGTCAGATCACTGACTGTTCCAAGTGCCTCTGGTAGCCTTCCATATGCAACTTCTGCTCCGGTTGTTACCCCATCGCATGTTACTCTGGTATCTAGTAATCTTCCTGTAGGTCAAAATAACCTTAATATTCAGCCGTCACCTACCCAGCCTATCATTGTTTCCCATAGGCTCCCCCTTAATCAACCTGTGAGGGCTGGAGCTATTCCTCTTAATCATTCTGTTGGGACCATAAATAGAACTGTGGCCCCTGCAGTTCTTCCTCTTAATCAACCTGTCAGGCCTGGGCTCTTTCCTATTAATCAACCCATTGGTACCATAAGTGGTCCAGTTGCAGCTGCAACGCTACCTGTAACTCAACCTGTCAGCCCTGTGAATCAACCAGTTGCACCAGGAGTTCTTTCCGTCAACCAGTCGCTTGGGAATGTGACTAGACCCATTGGTCCCAGGGTCCTTCCTGTGGCGCAGACCGTTGCGTCGGGCGTTCTCCAGTTTAACCAGCCTGTTGCCTCGGGGGTTGTTCCTGTCAGACAGCCTGTCAGACCGGGCTTTCTTCAGTTTAATCAACCTGTTGCCCCAGCAGTTATCCCAGTAAATCAGCCAGTTCAACCTGCAGTTTCTCAAAACACAACTTTTTTGACTGCGGGTTCTATACTTAGGCAGTTGATTCCAACCGGTAAGCAGGTTAATGGGATACCTACGTACACGCTTGCCCCAGTTTCAGTTACTTTGCCTGTACCTCCTGGTGGTGGAGTAGCAACCGTTACGCCACCACACGTGCCCATCCAACTAATGCAGCCTGGGGCAGTAACTCAGTTGTCGCAGTCACCGGCTAGCGCACCCTCTCCTCCCGTGGTTTTAACGTCTCAGAATATAGCATTACAAGCCTGCCCGCCTGGTCCTGAAACAAGTCAGGCTATCCGGCAGGCTAAGCAGTGGAAGACTTGCCCTGTTTGCAATGAGCTTTTCCCATCAAATGTCTACCAGGTGCACATGGAGGTGGCCCACAAACATGGTGAAGTAAAAATGGAGGAAGCGCTGGAACCTGACAAACTTGCAGCTTGCGCACCCTTCCTAAGGTGGATGACAGAAAAGACAGTCCGGTGTTTCTCctgtaaatgttttctctgtgagGAAGAGCTCATGAAACATCTCTTGATGCATGGCTTAGCTTGCTTGTTTTGCACAGTTACTTTCCATGACTTAAAAAGCCTCGTGGAGCACAATAAAACTACACACAATGGGAAAAAGCAGTTACATGCGGATTATAGCAACAGAGGATTTCAACTAGGTAATGATGCTCAGGGTGACCTTGTATTTCCACACTTTGATTTCAGTACAGCGTTACCAAAAGAAGACATCGGTGAAAGAGAAGTACATTTGGCAGTGCTTGCTGGACTAAATTCAAGGACACTTGTCCCTGTTTACATCAAAGTGAAACCTCAGACAGCAGAAGTGAACAATAGATGCAACAAAAAAGTGTTAACCTGTCCCTTTTGCTTTGGTACGTTTGTTAGTAAAGAAATCTATGAAATGCATTTGAAAGAGCGGCATCATATAATGCCAACTGTACATACAATTTTAAAGTCTCCTGCTTTCAAGTGCATCCACTGTTGTGGTGTGTACACTGGAAATATGACTTTAACAGCTATTGCTGTACATTTGCTCCGTTGTAGAAGTGCTCCCAAAGACAGCAACTCAAGCGTGAAGATGCAGCTTGAGCGTACTGAGAAGAAAGAGCTACTGTTTGTGAATGGTGAAAAGCATGACTCTGTgatactgaaaagaaagcagtcGGATTCCTGCTTTGTTGCAGAAGACCAAAGGAATAAGGAACAGCAGCCTCTGAGCTTAAGTACTGGCATAGCTCTAGCTCCAGAAAAAGAAGTGAATTCAGGGGTAGTGCCTTTCAAACGACAAAAGATTAATACTCGAACTGAGATGAAGAAGCTTCCTTCGAGTGAGGATCTTCGCATTCTAGCAGTAGATCCTAAACAGTATGATCACAATTCGTATGAGGCTCAAAAACAGTTTTTGACAGACTACTTTCACGAGAGGCCATATCCTTCTAAAAAAGAGATGGAATTACTTTCCTCGCTGCTATATGCGTGGAAAATTGATGTTGCAACATTCTTTGGAAAAAGGAGGAATATATGCTTAAAGGCGATAAATAGTCACAAACCATCTGTGCTGCTGGGTTTCAGTATGTCCGAACTAAAAAATATTAAGCACAGTTTGAATATAAAAGATGAACCATTAGATATGTAA
- the ADNP2 gene encoding activity-dependent neuroprotector homeobox protein 2 isoform X2, with translation MDQELVVPCPKCAFASDPKIVGKHIRMFHSSNKRIQNYTVSILDGMKQFRSDIINFTCLKCHFTDTLYYNMKKHVLMNHFQNLISTYFGQKPHESKENSVEHYCKKCNASANSQDSLMYHVLTAETHRDLENKLRSVISEHIKKPGLVKQMHIAPKPPQGVAVAAPSAGPVAAPAGSVTAPACVQLAFPQNNQTQSAVQPAAVQNQAVGQPAAVQNQAVGQPAAVQNQAVGQPAAVQNQAVGQPTGVQNQAVGQPTGVQNQAVGQPTGVQNTVRSLTVPSASGSLPYATSAPVVTPSHVTLVSSNLPVGQNNLNIQPSPTQPIIVSHRLPLNQPVRAGAIPLNHSVGTINRTVAPAVLPLNQPVRPGLFPINQPIGTISGPVAAATLPVTQPVSPVNQPVAPGVLSVNQSLGNVTRPIGPRVLPVAQTVASGVLQFNQPVASGVVPVRQPVRPGFLQFNQPVAPAVIPVNQPVQPAVSQNTTFLTAGSILRQLIPTGKQVNGIPTYTLAPVSVTLPVPPGGGVATVTPPHVPIQLMQPGAVTQLSQSPASAPSPPVVLTSQNIALQACPPGPETSQAIRQAKQWKTCPVCNELFPSNVYQVHMEVAHKHGEVKMEEALEPDKLAACAPFLRWMTEKTVRCFSCKCFLCEEELMKHLLMHGLACLFCTVTFHDLKSLVEHNKTTHNGKKQLHADYSNRGFQLGNDAQGDLVFPHFDFSTALPKEDIGEREVHLAVLAGLNSRTLVPVYIKVKPQTAEVNNRCNKKVLTCPFCFGTFVSKEIYEMHLKERHHIMPTVHTILKSPAFKCIHCCGVYTGNMTLTAIAVHLLRCRSAPKDSNSSVKMQLERTEKKELLFVNGEKHDSVILKRKQSDSCFVAEDQRNKEQQPLSLSTGIALAPEKEVNSGVVPFKRQKINTRTEMKKLPSSEDLRILAVDPKQYDHNSYEAQKQFLTDYFHERPYPSKKEMELLSSLLYAWKIDVATFFGKRRNICLKAINSHKPSVLLGFSMSELKNIKHSLNIKDEPLDM, from the coding sequence ATGGACCAAGAGCTGGTGGTTCCTTGCCCAAAATGTGCATTTGCTTCTGATCCCAAAATAGTGGGAAAACATATCCGGATGTTTCATTCATCTAATAAAAGAATACAGAACTATACAGTCAGCATTTTGGATGGCATGAAACAATTCAGGAGTGACATCATAAACTTTACATGTCTAAAATGTCACTTTACAGACACATTGTATTACAATATGAAGAAACATGTGCTGATGAACCATTTTCAAAACTTAATAAGTACATATTTTGGCCAGAAACCTCATGAAAGTAAAGAGAATTCTGTTGAGCACTACTGTAAAAAATGTAATGCTTCTGCAAACAGCCAAGATTCTTTAATGTATCATGTCTTGACAGCTGAAACACACCGAGACCTGGAGAACAAACTTAGGTCTGTGATTTCAGAACATATTAAGAAACCAGGACTCGTGAAACAAATGCATATTGCTCCAAAGCCTCCTCAAGGTGTGGCAGTGGCTGCTCCATCTGCAGGGCCTGTCGCTGCCCCAGCAGGTTCCGTCACAGCTCCAGCTTGTGTCCAGCTTGCATTTCCACAGAATAATCAAACCCAGAGTGCGGTGCAGCCCGCAGCAGTTCAAAACCAGGCTGTTGGGCAGCCCGCAGCAGTTCAAAACCAGGCTGTTGGGCAGCCCGCAGCAGTTCAAAACCAGGCTGTTGGGCAGCCCGCAGCAGTTCAAAACCAGGCTGTTGGGCAGCCAACAGGAGTTCAAAACCAGGCTGTTGGGCAGCCAACAGGAGTTCAAAACCAGGCTGTTGGGCAGCCAACAGGAGTTCAAAACACAGTCAGATCACTGACTGTTCCAAGTGCCTCTGGTAGCCTTCCATATGCAACTTCTGCTCCGGTTGTTACCCCATCGCATGTTACTCTGGTATCTAGTAATCTTCCTGTAGGTCAAAATAACCTTAATATTCAGCCGTCACCTACCCAGCCTATCATTGTTTCCCATAGGCTCCCCCTTAATCAACCTGTGAGGGCTGGAGCTATTCCTCTTAATCATTCTGTTGGGACCATAAATAGAACTGTGGCCCCTGCAGTTCTTCCTCTTAATCAACCTGTCAGGCCTGGGCTCTTTCCTATTAATCAACCCATTGGTACCATAAGTGGTCCAGTTGCAGCTGCAACGCTACCTGTAACTCAACCTGTCAGCCCTGTGAATCAACCAGTTGCACCAGGAGTTCTTTCCGTCAACCAGTCGCTTGGGAATGTGACTAGACCCATTGGTCCCAGGGTCCTTCCTGTGGCGCAGACCGTTGCGTCGGGCGTTCTCCAGTTTAACCAGCCTGTTGCCTCGGGGGTTGTTCCTGTCAGACAGCCTGTCAGACCGGGCTTTCTTCAGTTTAATCAACCTGTTGCCCCAGCAGTTATCCCAGTAAATCAGCCAGTTCAACCTGCAGTTTCTCAAAACACAACTTTTTTGACTGCGGGTTCTATACTTAGGCAGTTGATTCCAACCGGTAAGCAGGTTAATGGGATACCTACGTACACGCTTGCCCCAGTTTCAGTTACTTTGCCTGTACCTCCTGGTGGTGGAGTAGCAACCGTTACGCCACCACACGTGCCCATCCAACTAATGCAGCCTGGGGCAGTAACTCAGTTGTCGCAGTCACCGGCTAGCGCACCCTCTCCTCCCGTGGTTTTAACGTCTCAGAATATAGCATTACAAGCCTGCCCGCCTGGTCCTGAAACAAGTCAGGCTATCCGGCAGGCTAAGCAGTGGAAGACTTGCCCTGTTTGCAATGAGCTTTTCCCATCAAATGTCTACCAGGTGCACATGGAGGTGGCCCACAAACATGGTGAAGTAAAAATGGAGGAAGCGCTGGAACCTGACAAACTTGCAGCTTGCGCACCCTTCCTAAGGTGGATGACAGAAAAGACAGTCCGGTGTTTCTCctgtaaatgttttctctgtgagGAAGAGCTCATGAAACATCTCTTGATGCATGGCTTAGCTTGCTTGTTTTGCACAGTTACTTTCCATGACTTAAAAAGCCTCGTGGAGCACAATAAAACTACACACAATGGGAAAAAGCAGTTACATGCGGATTATAGCAACAGAGGATTTCAACTAGGTAATGATGCTCAGGGTGACCTTGTATTTCCACACTTTGATTTCAGTACAGCGTTACCAAAAGAAGACATCGGTGAAAGAGAAGTACATTTGGCAGTGCTTGCTGGACTAAATTCAAGGACACTTGTCCCTGTTTACATCAAAGTGAAACCTCAGACAGCAGAAGTGAACAATAGATGCAACAAAAAAGTGTTAACCTGTCCCTTTTGCTTTGGTACGTTTGTTAGTAAAGAAATCTATGAAATGCATTTGAAAGAGCGGCATCATATAATGCCAACTGTACATACAATTTTAAAGTCTCCTGCTTTCAAGTGCATCCACTGTTGTGGTGTGTACACTGGAAATATGACTTTAACAGCTATTGCTGTACATTTGCTCCGTTGTAGAAGTGCTCCCAAAGACAGCAACTCAAGCGTGAAGATGCAGCTTGAGCGTACTGAGAAGAAAGAGCTACTGTTTGTGAATGGTGAAAAGCATGACTCTGTgatactgaaaagaaagcagtcGGATTCCTGCTTTGTTGCAGAAGACCAAAGGAATAAGGAACAGCAGCCTCTGAGCTTAAGTACTGGCATAGCTCTAGCTCCAGAAAAAGAAGTGAATTCAGGGGTAGTGCCTTTCAAACGACAAAAGATTAATACTCGAACTGAGATGAAGAAGCTTCCTTCGAGTGAGGATCTTCGCATTCTAGCAGTAGATCCTAAACAGTATGATCACAATTCGTATGAGGCTCAAAAACAGTTTTTGACAGACTACTTTCACGAGAGGCCATATCCTTCTAAAAAAGAGATGGAATTACTTTCCTCGCTGCTATATGCGTGGAAAATTGATGTTGCAACATTCTTTGGAAAAAGGAGGAATATATGCTTAAAGGCGATAAATAGTCACAAACCATCTGTGCTGCTGGGTTTCAGTATGTCCGAACTAAAAAATATTAAGCACAGTTTGAATATAAAAGATGAACCATTAGATATGTAA